Below is a genomic region from Candidatus Liberimonas magnetica.
CAGTGACCCAAAACCCGCCCTTGCGGGTTACAGGTTACGAAAAGCGGGTTACGACTTTGGAGGATAGCATGGCAAAAGCAAAATTTGACAGGACAAAACCGCATGTAAACATTGGTACGATCGGGCACGTAGACCACGGCAAAACTACGCTGACAGCAGCGATAACAAAGGTATTGGAAAGCAAGGGGCTGGCAAGCTATATAAG
It encodes:
- the tuf gene encoding elongation factor Tu (EF-Tu; promotes GTP-dependent binding of aminoacyl-tRNA to the A-site of ribosomes during protein biosynthesis; when the tRNA anticodon matches the mRNA codon, GTP hydrolysis results; the inactive EF-Tu-GDP leaves the ribosome and release of GDP is promoted by elongation factor Ts; many prokaryotes have two copies of the gene encoding EF-Tu); the protein is MAKAKFDRTKPHVNIGTIGHVDHGKTTLTAAITKVLESKGLASYI